The proteins below are encoded in one region of Phaseolus vulgaris cultivar G19833 chromosome 1, P. vulgaris v2.0, whole genome shotgun sequence:
- the LOC137813869 gene encoding uncharacterized protein yields the protein MGSFFSSSLFLLLLFFFSFFSSSLSNPLNNPLTLKGLDLEKPNLEVPPSVFSVSQGGKEAFRCERVRVSGISRLKLGSFANSFLVSLVPSASIPEKLHGKIEVCFHRNNALEWCQCEKDEWRSVKKGVWNAVMSPFETRYVDVKINGEILDSVTVALQEDFQQWRLVFLAVGLILLLSAPIVSNWVLFYYSTSMAIGIFLVIIILLFQGMKLMPTGRKNFFYLTIYGSVVGAGSFLLHQFSLILNSIFQSLGMSEEMYNPVAIFVILGIILSGAALGYWIVRKFVISKEDGSVDAGVAQFVKWAMRIIGTTLILLSSLDLLLAIGALISCGIVCKLFSATKWLHGWYETSGNDDYSLQWVKGTRSRAEFLSKSTPKGKHWSSPKRKVWNSPKRSAWTDSPVRGVVTPSRGISSQSSGTDMGRDYYSTFHKTQNRKKFTKQEWDEFTRESTKQALAEWAASPEFTDWIVEHADRIKVLPSESSDETMGSESDSADVGSGSGFRIFNWQ from the exons ATGGGATcgttcttctcttcttctctcttccttcttctcctctttttcttctccttcttctcttcttcactcTCCAATCCCCTTAATAACCCTCTCACTCTCAAAG GTCTGGATCTTGAAAAGCCGAATTTGGAAGTTCCGCCTTCCGTCTTTTCGGTTTCTCAAGGTGGTAAAGAAGCTTTTCGATGCGAGCGTGTTCGAGTTTCCGGCATCTCGAGACTGAAACTGGGGAGCTTTGCTAATTCGTTTCTTGTTAGTTTGGTTCCATCCGCTTCGATTCCGGAGAAGTTGCATGGCAAAATTGAAGTTTGTTTTCACAG GAATAATGCACTTGAGTGGTGTCAATGCGAGAAAGATGAGTGGAGGAGTGTAAAGAAAGGGGTCTGGAATGCTGTTATGTCACCTTTTGAAACTAGATATGTTGATGTGAAGATCAATGGAGAAATATTGGATTCTGTTACGGTTGCTCTTCAAGAAG ATTTTCAGCAATGGCGCCTCGTTTTTCTTGCAGTGGGATTGATACTGCTGTTGTCAGCTCCAATTGTTAGCAATTGGGTTCTGTTTTATTATAGCACTTCGATGGCCATAGGGATCTTTCTTGTCATTATAATCCTTCTTTTTCAG GGCATGAAATTAATGCCGACTGGAAGAAAAAATTTCTTTTACCTTACCATATATGGATCAGTG GTTGGAGCTGGATCATTCCTTTTGCACCAATTCTCCTTGATCTTAAATTCTATTTTTCAGAGTCTTGGGATGAGTGAAGAGATGTACAATCCA GTTGCTATTTTTGTGATACTGGGAATCATCCTATCTGGAGCTGCTTTAGGCTACTGGATTGTTAGGAAATTTGTTATTTCAAAAGAAGATGGTAGTGTGGATGCTGGGGTTGCTCAGTTTGTTAAATGGGCAATGCGCATCATTGGAACCACTCTCATTTTACTG AGctctcttgatcttcttctaGCAATTGGAGCTTTGATCTCTTGTGGAATTGTTTGCAAACTTTTTTCTGCCACAAAATGGCTTCATGGATG GTATGAAACTTCAGGAAATGATGACTATTCCCTGCAATGGGTGAAAGGAACACGAAGTCGTGCAGAATTCCTTAGCAAGTCAACCCCTAAAGGAAAACATTGGAGCAGCCCTAAAAGAAAAGTGTGGAATAGCCCTAAAAGATCTGCATGGACCGACTCTCCTGTGAGAG GCGTTGTAACACCATCTCGTGGGATTTCATCACAATCTTCTGGGACTGATATGGGACGGGATTATTATTCAACCTTCCACAAGACCCAAAACAGAAAGAAGTTCACAAAGCAAGAGTGGGATGAGTTCACAAGAGAATCCACTAAGCAGGCTCTAGCAGAATGGGCTGCTTCTCCAGAATTTACTGATTGGATTGTTGAGCATGCAGACCGGATAAAAGTCCTTCCAAGTGAGAGCTCAGACGAGACAATGGGAAGTGAATCGGATTCAGCAGATGTAGGAAGTGGAAGTGGATTTAGGATTTTTAATTGGCAATGA
- the LOC137813870 gene encoding uncharacterized protein yields the protein MYLHRHILTRLSPHRRHFSQSAAAAILHPPEPEPEPLTYLDGFPRPDPKHDETILAVPRADSGKNISAKERRVGRVPSIIFEQEDGQHGGNKRLISVRTDQIRKLVNHLGRSFFLSRLFHLEVRTQLDSDDVVESVRVLPRSIHLKAGTDSPLNVTFIRAPSHALLKVDVPLVFRGDDISPGLKKGASLNTIKRTVKFLCPADIIPPYIDVDLSELDVGQKVVIGDLKVHPALKFLQSEEEAVCKIMGQRVSEIQKKSK from the exons ATGTATCTACACCGCCACATCCTCACTAGACTCTCCCCGCACCGCCGCCACTTCTCCCAATCCGCGGCCGCTGCCATCCTTCACCCGCCGGAGCCGGAGCCGGAGCCGCTCACGTATCTCGACGGCTTTCCTCGCCCGGATCCCAAGCACGATGAGACGATCCTCGCTGTTCCCCGCGCGGACTCTGGCAAGAACATTTCCGCCAAGGAGCGACGCGTCGGGCGCGTGCCGAGCATCATCTTCGAGCAAGAGGACGGCCAGCACGGCGGTAACAAACGCCTCATCTCCGTTCGCACTGACCAGATCAGAAAACTCGTCAACCACCTCGGCCGGTCCTTCTTCCTCTCCCGCCTCTTTCACCTCGAAGTCCGCACACAGTTAGATTCTGATGACGTCGTTGAGAGCGTTCGCGTCTTGCCTCGCAGT ATTCATTTGAAAGCTGGCACAGATAGCCCGTTGAATGTGACCTTTATAAGGGCTCCGTCGCACGCCTTGTTGAAAGTTGATGTTCCTCTTGTCTTCAGAGGAGACGATATATCGCCTGGACTCAAGAAAG GTGCTTCTTTGAATACCATCAAAAGGACTGTTAAGTTCTTGTGCCCTGCCGACATTATTCCCCCATATATTGACGTGGATTTAAGTGAGTTGGATGTGGGTCAGAAGGTGGTAATTGGCGATCTCAAAGTTCACCCTGCTTTAAAGTTTCTTCAGTCAGAAGAGGAAGCTGTTTGTAAAATTATGGGCCAAAGAGTTTctgaaatacaaaagaaatctAAGTAA